Proteins encoded together in one Merismopedia glauca CCAP 1448/3 window:
- the cbiB gene encoding adenosylcobinamide-phosphate synthase CbiB — MGSGYIYVLILAALIDFALADPQNWLHPVQVMGKLISFFSEMAIKYFQQPKLRRLCGVALGILLIGGSALVGWGVEQLCRQLPLVIGVVAESVILASCFAGRGLRLAAIDVLTPLEQGNISAARQKLSLYVGRDPENLSESEILRAVLETVTENAVDGVMAPLFYAVVGGLPLALAYKAASTLDSMIGYRNEPYTDLGWFSARLEDYLTWLPCRLTVATLGLMTGKSKLVWSLCDRDARKDPSPNSGWSECSYAAILGVQLGGTNWYQGTPKSKPLLGDALFPITPSSIFEALRLTRYCFLTWLAIGIATLLAFRRFIP; from the coding sequence TTGGGGAGTGGCTATATATATGTATTAATTCTCGCTGCTTTAATAGATTTTGCTCTAGCAGATCCCCAAAATTGGCTTCACCCAGTTCAAGTTATGGGAAAGCTAATTAGTTTTTTTTCTGAGATGGCTATTAAATATTTTCAGCAACCCAAACTGCGACGTTTATGTGGTGTGGCTTTGGGAATATTACTGATAGGTGGAAGCGCTTTAGTCGGTTGGGGAGTAGAACAGCTATGTCGTCAATTACCGTTAGTAATTGGGGTAGTCGCAGAAAGTGTGATTTTAGCTAGTTGCTTTGCTGGTAGAGGGTTAAGATTAGCGGCTATAGATGTTTTAACTCCCTTAGAACAGGGAAATATTAGCGCTGCACGTCAGAAACTAAGCTTATATGTGGGTCGAGATCCAGAGAATTTGTCAGAATCAGAAATCTTGCGGGCAGTTTTAGAGACGGTAACCGAAAATGCTGTAGATGGAGTGATGGCACCGCTATTTTACGCTGTAGTGGGTGGTTTACCCCTAGCGTTGGCTTATAAGGCTGCTAGTACCCTTGATTCTATGATTGGATACCGCAATGAACCTTATACCGATTTAGGTTGGTTCAGTGCTAGGTTGGAAGATTATTTAACTTGGCTACCTTGCCGTTTGACGGTGGCGACTTTGGGATTGATGACGGGTAAGTCTAAATTAGTTTGGAGTTTGTGCGATCGCGATGCGAGGAAAGATCCTAGTCCTAATTCCGGCTGGAGTGAGTGCAGTTACGCAGCTATTTTAGGGGTGCAGCTAGGGGGAACGAATTGGTATCAGGGTACTCCCAAGTCTAAACCTTTATTGGGAGATGCTTTGTTTCCCATTACCCCTAGCTCTATCTTTGAAGCACTGCGACTCACTCGCTACTGTTTTTTAACTTGGCTGGCTATAGGAATTGCCACTCTTTTAGCTTTCAGGAGATTTATCCCTTAA
- a CDS encoding thymidylate synthase, translating to MSTIKNKFLPVCKANQLIIGTGSVVVVTGWTLKETVAKYLEPSEYAAIGHLYSPTRGISLLVRNLLANPWVRRLVLINATKEDKNSGSVSCFRDFLEQGFRLGKTDTGQDCWLINSQVAGYLDREIEEPLLEKLRHSLEWRTVSKLKEAVEITKGFTHLPSLPPWNVPIELPFTEVVPNILPGPIYGHRIEGKTIAETWVKIIHRIKNTGRIKPNAYGGKWQELINLTAIVTDEPADFYFPEPNYLPCNRDFIQEYIPQVVGWVDEGNPTPENVYTYGQRLRYWFGQDQIEQVINKLAIDVDSARAVMSLWDVKDHESKSPPCLNHIWLRVVDRKLTLTATFRSNDMFSAWPANAMGLRALQQHICDEIVSRYHPPSSPLEGALRGVGALIIISQSAHIYDDCWENAENLIASQYNKICQQRSFKDPAGSFVISVADSKIVVEHMTPGSGEVVNCFSGKSAKQLYQQIAKECPYLEVEHALYLGTELQKAEISLSQLGVIDYEQDKNMVITRTERSN from the coding sequence ATGTCAACAATAAAAAATAAATTTTTACCTGTTTGTAAGGCTAATCAGTTAATTATTGGAACTGGAAGTGTTGTTGTTGTAACAGGGTGGACGCTGAAAGAGACTGTAGCTAAATATTTAGAACCATCAGAATATGCGGCGATCGGACATTTATATTCTCCCACACGGGGAATTTCTTTATTGGTTAGGAATTTATTAGCTAATCCTTGGGTGAGAAGATTAGTATTAATTAATGCTACTAAAGAAGATAAAAATTCTGGTTCGGTTAGTTGTTTCAGAGATTTTCTAGAACAAGGTTTTAGATTGGGGAAAACTGATACTGGTCAAGATTGTTGGTTAATTAATTCTCAAGTTGCGGGTTATTTGGATAGAGAAATTGAGGAACCACTTTTAGAAAAGTTGCGACACTCTTTAGAATGGAGAACTGTTAGTAAGCTGAAAGAAGCTGTAGAAATCACCAAAGGTTTTACTCATTTACCAAGTCTTCCACCTTGGAATGTACCGATAGAATTACCATTTACTGAAGTAGTACCTAATATTTTACCTGGTCCCATTTATGGTCACAGAATTGAAGGTAAAACTATCGCTGAAACTTGGGTAAAAATCATTCATAGAATTAAGAATACCGGAAGAATTAAGCCTAATGCTTATGGTGGAAAGTGGCAAGAGTTAATAAATTTAACTGCTATTGTGACAGATGAACCAGCCGATTTCTACTTTCCAGAACCCAATTATTTACCCTGTAATAGAGATTTTATTCAAGAATATATCCCCCAAGTTGTAGGTTGGGTTGACGAAGGAAACCCAACACCAGAAAATGTTTATACATATGGACAACGCTTAAGATATTGGTTTGGTCAAGATCAAATTGAGCAAGTTATTAATAAGTTAGCCATAGATGTTGATTCAGCTAGAGCAGTAATGTCTTTGTGGGATGTCAAAGACCATGAAAGTAAAAGTCCACCTTGTTTAAATCATATTTGGCTGAGAGTAGTCGATCGTAAATTAACTTTAACAGCTACTTTTCGTAGCAATGATATGTTTTCGGCGTGGCCCGCTAATGCAATGGGATTGCGCGCTTTACAGCAACATATTTGCGATGAGATAGTTTCTCGTTATCACCCCCCTTCGTCCCCGCTAGAGGGAGCATTGAGGGGGGTGGGTGCTTTAATTATTATTAGTCAAAGTGCCCATATTTATGATGATTGTTGGGAGAATGCAGAAAATTTAATTGCATCTCAATATAATAAAATTTGCCAGCAACGTAGTTTTAAAGATCCTGCTGGTAGCTTTGTCATTTCAGTGGCTGATTCCAAAATTGTAGTTGAACATATGACTCCAGGTTCTGGAGAAGTTGTTAATTGTTTTTCAGGAAAATCTGCGAAACAACTTTATCAACAAATTGCGAAAGAATGTCCTTATTTAGAAGTGGAACACGCTTTATATTTAGGAACTGAATTACAAAAAGCAGAAATTAGTTTATCTCAATTGGGAGTTATTGACTATGAGCAAGATAAGAATATGGTGATAACTAGAACAGAGCGATCTAATTAA
- a CDS encoding SDR family oxidoreductase has product MMNLKDKIVLITGASSGIGAACAEIFAEAGAKLILVARRQDRLEEIGRELKEKYSCQSHLIRLDVRDRDQVAATFASLPPEWCAVDVLINNAGLSRGLDKLYQGNIDDWEEMIDTNVKGLLYVTRSLVPGMVARDRGHIVNIGSIAGHQTYPGGNVYCGSKAAVRSISEGLKQDLLGTAIRVTSIDPGMVETEFSQVRFHGDSDRAQQVYQNLTPLTAYDIAEVIFFCVTRPAHVNISEMLLVPTDQATATLVHRRTP; this is encoded by the coding sequence ATGATGAACTTGAAAGACAAAATAGTGTTAATTACAGGTGCTAGTAGCGGTATTGGTGCTGCTTGCGCTGAAATATTTGCTGAGGCTGGTGCTAAGTTAATTTTAGTAGCTCGTCGCCAAGACAGGTTAGAGGAAATAGGGAGGGAACTTAAGGAGAAATACAGTTGCCAAAGTCATTTGATAAGATTAGACGTGCGCGATCGCGATCAGGTTGCTGCTACTTTCGCTTCCTTACCCCCAGAATGGTGTGCTGTCGATGTCTTGATTAATAATGCGGGTTTGTCTCGTGGGTTAGATAAGCTGTATCAAGGTAACATCGATGATTGGGAAGAGATGATCGATACCAACGTTAAAGGATTGCTATACGTCACGCGATCGCTAGTTCCAGGAATGGTAGCACGCGATCGAGGTCATATTGTCAATATTGGCTCTATAGCTGGTCATCAAACCTATCCAGGTGGGAACGTATACTGTGGTTCTAAAGCGGCTGTGAGGTCAATTTCGGAAGGTTTGAAGCAAGATTTACTAGGCACTGCCATCCGCGTCACTTCTATCGATCCAGGGATGGTAGAAACTGAGTTTAGCCAAGTTAGGTTTCATGGAGATAGCGATCGGGCACAGCAAGTATATCAAAATCTCACACCTCTAACCGCCTATGATATCGCTGAGGTCATATTTTTCTGTGTCACTAGACCAGCCCATGTCAATATTAGCGAAATGTTACTAGTTCCCACAGACCAAGCCACAGCTACATTAGTTCACCGCCGGACTCCTTAA
- a CDS encoding molybdenum cofactor guanylyltransferase — protein MNDRLSNSNSDLAAIILAGGKSSRMGTDKALIEIEGIPLIQRITQIAQGLTPQVYVVTSTPEKYQSYLKGCELVKEIDPQGPLTGFAEGLSWTHTEWVLLLACDLPKLKLEPLQEWVSRLPEIAPEAIAYLPHHPKGWEPLCGFYGRSSLPHLQAYIASGGRSFQEWLAQHLVIEIPLAEPDLLFNCNTPADLNNILSNFSLALDNCDLKKKIAEN, from the coding sequence ATGAACGATAGATTAAGTAATTCAAATTCCGATCTCGCCGCAATCATTCTCGCTGGTGGTAAAAGTTCTCGGATGGGAACAGATAAAGCACTAATCGAGATTGAAGGGATACCTTTAATTCAAAGAATTACCCAGATTGCCCAAGGTTTAACCCCTCAAGTATACGTTGTCACCTCTACTCCAGAAAAGTATCAAAGTTATCTCAAAGGGTGCGAACTAGTCAAAGAAATCGATCCCCAAGGACCATTAACGGGCTTTGCTGAAGGTTTAAGCTGGACACATACCGAATGGGTACTACTGCTGGCTTGTGACCTGCCTAAACTCAAATTAGAGCCACTACAGGAATGGGTATCTAGACTGCCAGAAATTGCTCCAGAAGCTATAGCTTACCTACCCCATCATCCTAAAGGTTGGGAACCCCTGTGTGGATTCTACGGCCGCAGTAGTTTACCCCACTTACAAGCATATATTGCCAGTGGCGGGCGATCGTTTCAAGAATGGCTAGCTCAACACCTAGTCATCGAAATTCCTCTAGCTGAGCCAGATTTGTTATTTAACTGCAATACTCCAGCCGATTTAAATAATATTCTCTCAAATTTCAGTCTGGCTCTAGATAATTGTGACTTAAAGAAAAAGATTGCCGAAAATTAA
- a CDS encoding pentapeptide repeat-containing protein, protein MRRAFLTALTLVTSLAVAGTLQAANQQEVQQLLTTGECSGCNLAGADLTNAHLIGADLRNANLQGTNLSNANLEGADLTGANMTGANLSASIVINTDLRQANLNNVNFASAKIYDSNVYAASMDGLQLANADIYSTDIAVGGEGAIEDPWQ, encoded by the coding sequence ATGCGACGTGCGTTTTTGACAGCTTTAACATTAGTAACTTCTTTGGCTGTTGCGGGTACACTCCAAGCTGCTAATCAGCAAGAGGTTCAACAATTACTGACAACCGGTGAGTGTTCTGGTTGTAATCTAGCAGGTGCAGACTTAACTAATGCTCATTTAATTGGTGCTGACTTGCGAAATGCTAATTTGCAAGGAACTAACTTAAGTAATGCTAACTTAGAAGGTGCAGATTTAACTGGCGCAAACATGACAGGTGCCAACTTATCAGCATCAATTGTGATTAACACCGATCTGAGACAGGCAAATCTCAATAATGTCAACTTTGCCAGTGCCAAAATTTATGATAGCAATGTCTATGCCGCCTCAATGGATGGTTTACAATTAGCTAATGCTGATATTTATAGCACTGATATTGCTGTAGGTGGAGAAGGAGCCATAGAAGATCCTTGGCAATAG
- the pyrR gene encoding bifunctional pyr operon transcriptional regulator/uracil phosphoribosyltransferase PyrR: MTVEVVEILSSEELRRTVNRLASQIVEKSRDLSQLVLLGIYTRGVTLANLLAQQIMALEKVSVAVGALDVTFYRDDLDRIGMRTPAKTNIPVDMTGKTVVLVDDVIYKGRTVRAALNAVLEYGRPEVIWLVVLIDRGHRELPIHPDFTGKLLPTAKEEQVKVYFQERDGRDGVELIAD; this comes from the coding sequence ATGACTGTAGAAGTAGTTGAAATTCTCTCATCTGAAGAGTTACGCCGAACCGTGAATCGTTTAGCCTCACAGATAGTTGAAAAATCGCGAGATTTATCGCAATTAGTCTTGTTAGGAATCTATACCAGAGGCGTAACTTTAGCTAATTTATTAGCGCAACAAATTATGGCTTTAGAAAAGGTGAGTGTAGCTGTAGGCGCTCTAGATGTTACTTTCTATAGAGACGATCTAGACCGAATTGGAATGCGAACACCAGCTAAGACTAATATTCCTGTAGATATGACTGGAAAAACCGTAGTTTTAGTTGATGATGTCATCTATAAAGGAAGAACGGTACGAGCGGCTTTAAATGCTGTGTTAGAATACGGCAGACCAGAGGTAATTTGGCTAGTGGTATTAATAGATCGGGGACATCGAGAGTTACCAATTCATCCTGACTTTACAGGTAAACTCCTCCCGACTGCTAAAGAAGAACAAGTCAAGGTTTATTTCCAAGAACGCGATGGACGTGATGGAGTAGAGTTAATTGCTGATTAA
- a CDS encoding DUF1611 domain-containing protein: protein MLNTNDKIAILLHQGINSVLGKTGLAVLRYTQASVVAVIDLDNAGKSLKQLTGINKAIPIVASVQESLIYEPNVLLIGIAPSGGALPLAWWEEVREALIAGLSIVNGLHTPIASYPNVPKLLRKEQWIWEIRREPPGLSIAAAKARSLSCQRVLTVGTDMAIGKMSTSIELQRATEKRGIRAKFLATGQTGVMIAGSGIALDAVRVDFAAGAVEQMVMDCGDDCDILYIEGQGSLLHPGSTATLPLIRGSQPTALILVHRAGQTHVRNFPDVKIPPLTDVIKLYEMVAGCAGAFDPVKVVGIALNTAHLDDTLALNAIAQVEQETGLPCIDPVRCGADKLVHEVRR from the coding sequence ATGTTAAATACTAATGATAAAATTGCGATTCTCTTACATCAAGGTATTAATTCAGTTCTCGGAAAAACTGGTTTAGCTGTGCTACGTTACACTCAAGCATCTGTAGTTGCAGTCATCGATCTAGATAATGCTGGTAAATCCTTAAAACAACTCACTGGAATTAATAAAGCAATTCCCATAGTTGCTTCCGTCCAAGAATCATTAATATATGAACCCAATGTCCTACTAATTGGAATTGCGCCATCAGGAGGTGCTTTACCATTAGCTTGGTGGGAAGAAGTTAGAGAAGCACTGATAGCTGGTTTATCGATAGTCAATGGATTGCATACACCCATCGCTTCCTATCCTAATGTACCGAAACTTCTCAGGAAAGAACAATGGATCTGGGAGATTCGCCGCGAACCACCTGGATTAAGTATAGCTGCGGCTAAGGCGCGATCGCTCTCCTGTCAGCGCGTTTTGACTGTGGGTACAGATATGGCTATCGGCAAAATGTCTACTAGTATTGAGTTACAGCGCGCTACCGAAAAACGGGGTATTCGGGCGAAATTTCTGGCAACTGGACAAACTGGAGTGATGATAGCCGGATCTGGCATAGCTTTAGATGCTGTGCGGGTAGACTTTGCTGCGGGTGCAGTTGAACAAATGGTGATGGATTGTGGCGATGATTGCGATATCTTGTATATAGAAGGACAAGGCTCGTTGCTACATCCAGGATCTACGGCTACTTTACCCTTAATTAGAGGTAGCCAACCCACGGCTCTCATTTTAGTACATCGTGCTGGACAAACCCACGTTCGCAACTTTCCAGATGTGAAGATTCCCCCATTAACAGATGTAATTAAACTCTATGAAATGGTAGCTGGATGCGCTGGTGCTTTCGATCCAGTGAAGGTAGTGGGTATAGCTCTCAATACAGCCCATCTGGATGATACTCTAGCTCTAAATGCGATCGCCCAGGTAGAGCAAGAAACTGGACTTCCCTGTATAGATCCAGTTCGTTGCGGTGCTGACAAGCTAGTACATGAAGTCAGAAGGTAG
- a CDS encoding DUF192 domain-containing protein — MIHLNLSSILVGILVLACNSPTSTYLPSSTSTPHNPSETIISPKPPIPENFGQNLPITAKTTLKNQTIEIEVAQTPQQQTIGLMYRKVLPANRGMLFPFNPPQPVSFWMKNTLIPLDIIFISNGKVRSIASSVPPCQKDPCPTYGPTNSREIIDNVLELPAGRAQELGLQTGSEIEIEFIKTFQP; from the coding sequence ATGATTCACTTGAATTTATCCTCCATATTGGTTGGTATTTTAGTACTTGCTTGTAACTCCCCTACCTCAACTTATCTTCCCTCCAGTACATCAACTCCTCACAATCCCTCCGAAACAATTATTTCACCCAAACCGCCTATTCCAGAGAATTTTGGTCAGAATTTACCTATCACAGCCAAAACTACCCTCAAGAATCAAACTATCGAGATAGAAGTAGCTCAAACCCCCCAACAGCAAACAATTGGATTAATGTACCGAAAAGTTTTACCAGCCAATCGGGGAATGTTATTTCCTTTTAACCCGCCTCAACCTGTCAGTTTTTGGATGAAAAATACGCTAATTCCCTTAGATATAATCTTCATCAGCAATGGGAAAGTTAGATCTATTGCTAGTAGTGTTCCTCCTTGTCAAAAAGACCCTTGTCCCACATATGGTCCAACCAATAGTAGAGAGATCATCGACAACGTACTTGAATTGCCAGCTGGACGCGCTCAAGAATTAGGTCTGCAAACTGGATCTGAGATCGAGATTGAGTTTATCAAAACTTTCCAACCTTAG
- a CDS encoding AbrB family transcriptional regulator: MNKKKKTEALIGEELLKKVKELGSLSKEEKARACGYYTITKNGVERVNMMKFLNALIDAEGIKLDGKQNGNGRGGRSASYRIAVQSNYNLLIGSAYTKQMNLKPGDEFKISIGRKHIHLTQVEADAVDSESEES; the protein is encoded by the coding sequence ATGAATAAGAAGAAAAAAACCGAAGCCTTAATTGGTGAAGAACTCCTCAAAAAAGTTAAAGAGCTAGGAAGTCTTAGTAAAGAAGAAAAAGCTAGAGCTTGCGGCTACTATACTATCACCAAAAATGGTGTAGAGCGCGTAAATATGATGAAATTTCTTAATGCTCTGATTGATGCAGAAGGGATTAAGTTAGATGGCAAACAAAATGGTAATGGACGTGGTGGTCGTAGCGCTAGCTATCGAATTGCCGTACAGTCAAATTACAATTTATTAATTGGTTCTGCTTACACAAAACAGATGAATTTGAAGCCAGGAGATGAGTTTAAAATCTCTATTGGACGCAAGCATATTCATCTGACACAAGTAGAAGCAGATGCTGTAGACTCTGAATCAGAAGAAAGCTAA
- a CDS encoding GFA family protein, translated as MESVYAGSCHCQAIRFRVTVEKHEAVQCNCSICRKKGFLHLIVPPENFELISGTDALTTYKFNTEIASHTFCRYCGIHAFYRPRSHPEWFDVNLRCLDEDVISNFDISLFDGVNWEENVAQLNTEQGES; from the coding sequence ATGGAAAGTGTTTATGCTGGAAGTTGTCACTGTCAAGCCATTAGATTTCGAGTGACGGTGGAAAAACACGAAGCAGTTCAGTGTAATTGTTCTATTTGCCGTAAAAAAGGTTTTTTACACCTCATAGTACCACCAGAAAACTTTGAGTTAATATCTGGTACAGATGCTTTGACTACCTACAAATTTAATACAGAGATTGCTAGTCACACTTTTTGTCGTTATTGTGGCATTCATGCCTTTTATCGTCCTCGTTCTCATCCCGAATGGTTTGATGTTAATCTGCGGTGCTTAGATGAAGATGTAATTTCTAATTTTGACATCTCTTTATTTGATGGAGTAAATTGGGAAGAAAATGTGGCGCAGCTAAATACGGAGCAGGGGGAGAGTTAG
- a CDS encoding Rrf2 family transcriptional regulator — translation MKLTTRGHYSVKALLDLSLQPSYGPSSVKAIASRQDLPPAYLEKLLITLRKAGLVDATRGTQGGYQLAREPAQISLGQILEAVGESIEPLPKQIPDVNLAEDWVTLSLWRRLHQKLKEALYSITLADLYYDARSWQAAHQEETSFII, via the coding sequence ATGAAGTTGACAACTCGCGGACACTATAGCGTCAAAGCCTTATTGGATTTAAGTTTACAACCAAGTTATGGACCTAGTTCTGTGAAGGCTATAGCTTCTCGTCAAGATTTACCACCTGCTTATTTAGAGAAATTATTAATTACTTTACGCAAAGCTGGATTAGTTGATGCAACTAGAGGTACTCAAGGTGGATATCAATTAGCCAGAGAACCAGCACAAATCTCTTTAGGACAAATCCTAGAAGCTGTGGGAGAATCGATTGAACCACTACCAAAACAAATACCAGATGTCAATTTAGCTGAAGATTGGGTCACATTAAGTCTTTGGCGGCGTTTGCACCAAAAACTCAAAGAAGCGCTTTATAGTATTACTCTAGCTGATTTATACTACGATGCCCGCAGTTGGCAAGCTGCACATCAAGAAGAAACTAGTTTTATAATTTAG
- a CDS encoding DUF2949 domain-containing protein, whose translation MGTASYTKLVRFLQEELAISSSALQVALKHVEQDPGPLPMVLWQYGLVTLEQLDIIYDWLETAT comes from the coding sequence ATGGGTACGGCAAGTTATACAAAATTAGTGCGGTTTCTTCAAGAAGAGTTAGCCATATCTTCATCCGCTTTACAAGTAGCTTTAAAACACGTAGAACAAGATCCAGGACCTTTACCAATGGTTCTGTGGCAATATGGTTTAGTCACCCTAGAACAGTTAGATATAATTTACGACTGGCTGGAAACTGCAACATAA